ACGCCTCGATGTAGCGGATCGCGACCGACACGTTCTCGCGCACGCCTTTCTCGGTGATCGGACGGCCGATGCGCAGATCCAGCAGCTGGGCGGCCGTCACCTCGACGTCGTCGCGCTGCCGGTCCAGCTGGTGCGGTCGGTCGCCGAGCACGGCGTCGAACTCGGCCTGCGCGGCGGGGATCAGGTCGGGGTGCGCGACCCAGGTGCCGTCGAAGCCATCGGCGGCCTCACGCCGTTTGTCGGCAGCCACCTTCTCCAGCGCACGCTCGGTCACCTCGGGATCGCGGCGGTTCGGGATGAAGGCGCTCATGCCGCCGATGGCGTAGGCCCCACGCTTGTGGCAGGTCTTCACCAGCAGCTCGGTGTACGCGCGCATGAACGGCACCGTCATCGTCACCTCGCTGCGGTCCGGCAGCACGAACCGGGCGCCGCGGCCGCGGTAGTTCTTGATGATCGAGAAGATGTAGTCCCAGCGGCCGGCGTTCAGGCCCGCGCAGTGGTCGCGCAGCTCGTAGAGGATCTCGTCCATCTCGAACGCCGCAGGCAGGGTCTCGATCAGCACGGTCGCCCGGATGGTGCCGTGCGGGAGACGCAAGTACTCCTCGCTGAACGAGAAGACGTCGTTCCACAGCCGCGCCTCCTCGCTGGACTCCAGCTTGGCGAGGTAGAAGTACGGGCCGCGGCCGGCGTCGATCAGTGACTGGGCGTTGTGGAAGAAGTACAGGCCGAAGTCGATCAGCGAGCCGGATGCCGAGATCGTCCGCCCGGTGCGGTCGGTGAAGTCGATGTGCCTCTCGCTGAGGTGCCAGCCGCGCGGGCGCATCACGATGGTGGGCGTGCGCTCGGCGGTGACGCGGTACTCCCGCCCATCGGGACCGGTGTGCGTCAGCTCTCCGCGGATCGCGTCGTGCAGCGACAGCTGGCCGCCGATCACGTTGTCCCAGGTGGGGCTGGTGGCATCCTCCTGGTCGGCGAGCCACACCCGGGCGCCGGAGTTCAGGGCGTTGATGGTCATCTTCGGGTCGGTAGGGCCGGTGATCTCCACCCTGCGGTCCTCCAGGCCGGGTCCGGCACCGGCGACGCGCCAGTCGGCGTCCTCACGGATGTGGGCGGTGTCCTCGCGGAAGCGCGGGTCGTGGCCGTTTCCGATCTCGAAGCGCCGGCGCATCCGGTCGGCCAGGCGATCGTGGCGGCGGCCGCCGAAGCGGTGGTGCAGCTCGGTGAGGAAGGCGATCGCCTCGGGGGTGAGGATCTCCTCGAACCGGTCCCGCATGGAGCCGGTGACGCGGATCGCCGGTCCCATGGCGGAGACGGCGGTGCCGACGGTCCGGATCGGTGCGGTCGGCGATGCAGTGGGAATGCTCATGATCTTCTCCTCCGTGAGATGTCGGTCGGCACGGGCTGTGTCGAAAGCGGCCAGGTGGCTTGCATCCACTCTGTGTGAAGTTCCCGACGTCATGCGACCAAATCGAATGAGAAGTTTGATGAAATTTCTGTTTTTGTGACACACTGACTCCCATGACCACAGCGGATGCCGCAGAAGACACCGACTCCCTCACGATCGGGCGACGGATCCGTCAACTGCGCACGGCGCGGGGGATGACCCTCGAGGCTCGCGGGACGCATCGACCGGGCGCCGAGCCAGCTGTCGATGTTCGAGACCGGAAAGCGCGAGCCGAAGCTCACCCTGCTGCAGAGCATCGCCCGTGCACTGGGCACGACGATCGACGCGCTGCTCGAGGGCGAGCCCCTCGACGAGCGAAGCACGATGGAGATCGCTCTGGAGCGCGCGATGAGAGGGCAGACGTTCCAGGCGCTCGGGATCTCGCCGTTCCGCATCGCGAAGTCGATGCCGTCCGAGGCGTTGAGCGCCATGCTCGCCCTGCACGGCGAGATCGAGCGCCTGCGCGATGAGCGCGCCGCGACCCCCGAGGAGGCACGACGGGCCAATGTCGAGCTGCGGCACCTGATGCGCAGCCAGAACAACTACTTCGCCGATCTGGAGAAGCAGGCCGCCGACATCCTCTCCGCCGTGGGGCATCCGGGTGGGCCGATCACCCAGCGCACGGCATCCGAGATCGCCGCCCATCTCGGCTTCACCCTGCACTACGCGCCCGACCTGCCGCAGACCACCCGCAGCGTCGCCGACCTGGCCAACGGCCGGCTGTACCTCTCCAGCAGCATCCCCGCCAAGGGCGACGCCCGTGCGGCCGTGCTGCAGGCGCTCTCCAGCCGCATTCTGGGCCACGGCGAGCCGCGCAGCTACGCGGAGTTCCTGCGTCAGCGGGTGGAGACCAACTACCTCACCGGCGCCATCCTGGTGCCCGAAGCGCACGTCGTCCCGGTGCTGCAGGAGGCGAAGTCCCGACGGGCGATCTCCATCGAGGATCTGCGCGACGCCTATTCGGTGTCGTACGAGACGGCAGCGCACCGGTTCACGAACCTCGCCACGCAGCATCTCGGCATCCCGGTGCACTTCCTGAAGGTGCACGAGTCCGGCACGATCACCAAGGCCTACGAGAACGACGACGTGAACTTCCCCACCGACCGGCTGGGCTCCATCGAAGGGCAGATGTGCTGCCGCCGTTGGACCAGCCGCGAGGTGTTCGACGTCGAGGACAGGTTCAACCCCTACTACCAGTACACCGACACCGGCAACGGCACCTACTGGTGCACGGCCCGCGTGGAGCCCTCCAGCGAGGGCCTGCACTCGGTGAGCGTGGGGGTGCGCTTCGACGACACGAAGTGGTTCGTCGGGCGCGACACACCCAACCGCGGCGTCTCCAAGCATTCTGTGGAGACCTGTTGCCGCCGGGCGCCGGCAGAGCTGGAGGAGCGGTGGCGGGAGCAGTCCTGGCCGAACGTGCGCACCCCCGCACGCTGCTGGCCACCCTGCCCACCGGCGCGTTCCCGGGAGTGGACACCACCGACGTGTACGAGTTCCTCGACGCGCACGCACCGCGCTGAGCGCGCGGCTACGCGGTCGGGGCGATGATCTTCAGCCCGCCGCCAGCAGCGCCGCCCACAGCTCGGCGCGGGCGGGGAACGTGCCCAGATCCGTGCCCAGCAGCCGCGAGGCCTGCGCCACGCGCGCCCGCAGGGTGTGCCGGTGGATGCCGAGGTCTCGCGCGGCCGACTCGAACCGGGCGTCGTGCTCGAGCCAGACCCGCAACGTCTGGATGAGGCCCTCCTGTGCACGCAGCGGGGCCAGGCGCGCCTCGGCGATCAGTCGTGCCTCATCGCCGGAGAGCGCGCTCAGGATGCTCGAATCCGCGGTGGCCGCGTAGTGCGCGGCACCGGCCCGGCCGTGGCGCAGAGCCACCACAGCCTGGCGGTGCGCGTGCGAGAACGCGTCGTAGCCGGCGGGCTCGGAGACGCCCAGACGGATGCCGAAGCGCTCGGCGATCGCATCCAGCATGCCGGCGTCTGCATTCGACACGCAGATCGTCAGTCCTTCCGGCGCCTCCGCATCGAAGACCCGGGAGCCGGACAGTGACCGCAGTCGGTCGCCGAACTGCGTGATCGCGTCCGCCGGGGCGCCGTGTTCGGCGACCGCGACGAGCACGGGCGCCTGCGGCAGGGAGCCGAGCACCGTCCGTGCGAGCGCGGGGTCATCCCGGCGCAGGGTGACCAGCAGCTCGGATCGCAGACGTCGCCGATCCCGCGCGAGCTGCTCGTTCTGCTGCAGTGTCAGACCCGTCATCGCGATCGCCGAAGTCACCACGGCCCGCGCCTCGGCATCCAGAGTGGCCGTTGCGACCGCGATCGTTCCGCGCAGGTTCCCCGTGGGGCCGAGCGTGAACAGGGCGAAGGAGTCCGGCCCGGCGGTGAGGGAGTCGCCGGCCTGATCCCCGCGCGCAGCCAGTTCGATCGTGCGCACCGACAGCTCGCCGATCCGGTCGGCGGGCACGCGCCCGGCCGGATGCTCATGGGCGAGCGCTCCGGCGGCGTCGAACATCCCCACCCAGTGCCCCAGGCGACGGGCCAGCTCGGTGAGCGTGGACTCCAGGGGGCGCGGGCGCAGTGCGGCGATGGCGAGTGCACGCTGTGCTTCGAGCGCCCACGTCCGTCGCGCATACGTCCGCGCGGCGATCGCCTCGGCGTGCGCGCGGGCGATCGCGATGAACGGCGTCAGGTAGGGAACCTCGAACAGGGGGAGTGCGGCCTCGGCGCACGCCTCGACGAGCTCTGCCGGAACGCCGGCCCGGTGCACATCCGTGCCGAAACCCAATCCCCGCACTCCCCGGTCGTGCAGCCGTGAGACGTAGGCCGCAGCGCCGGTCGCGTCGTCGTCTGCGAACTGGCTGCCGGTGGTCAGCAGCACCAGGTCGTCGGCGAGGAATGGGGTGGGGTCGGCCAGGTCCGAGCTGTGCACCCAGCGCAGCGGATGCTCCAGCGCGCCGGCCGGCAGCATCCGCTGGTCCGAGATCAGCCGCAGCCGCAGGTCGCGCTGACCCAGCAGCGTTCGCAGCGTCGGTTCCTCCATGGCATCCTTGCTTGTACAGTCGGGCGAACAACTCGCCATAATCATACGATCCGGCGAATGCATTCCGCATCCGTCGGACGTACTCTCGCCACATGACCCTCATCGACGAGACCAGCACCACCCCCGCCGGCGGACCCGCGCTCGAGCAGGTCCGTCGCCTTGTCACGGTGCTGCCCGGTCCGCGTTCGGCCGCGATCCTCTCCCGGAAGACCGATGCGGTCGCCGGTGGAGTGGCGCACTCCATCCCGGTCTCGGTGGTCGCGGCAGGCGGTGGTGTCGTGCTGGATGCCGACGGGAACTCGCTCATCGATCTGGGTAGCGGCATCGCCGTGACCACCGTCGGCAACGCCCATCCGGCCGTCGCCGCGGCGATCGCTGCACAGGCCGCGCAGTTCACCCACACCTGCTTCATGGTCTCGCCGTATGAGTCGTATGTGCAGGTCGCCGAGGCGCTGAACCGCTTGACTCCCGGCCGGTTCGCCAAGAAGAGCGCGCTGTTCAACTCCGGCGCCGAGGCCGTTGAGAACGCGATCAAGATCGCGCGCAAGCACACCGGGCGCCAGGCCGTGGTCGCCTTCGATCACGGCTATCACGGCCGCACCAACCTCACGATGGCGCTGACGGCCAAGTCCATGCCCTACAAGGCCGGCTTCGGGCCGTTCGCCCCCGAGGTGTACCGCGTGCCCGGCTCGTACCCGCTCCGCGACGGGCTGAGCGGCGCCGATGCCGCCGCCCGCGCCCTCTCGCTCATCGAGAAGCAGATCGGCGCCGACGGCCTGGCGGCCGTGATCATCGAGCCCATCCAGGGCGAAGGCGGCTTCATCGTCCCGGCCGAGGGATTCCTGGAGGCCGTCGTGTCATGGTGTCGCGCCCACGACGTCGTCTTCATCGCCGACGAGGTGCAGACCGGGTTCGCGCGCACCGGCGCCATGTTTGCCAGCGAGATCTTCGGCATCGAGCCCGACCTGATCACCACAGCCAAGGGCATCGCCGCCGGCCTTCCACTGGCAGGGGTCACCGGGCGGGCCGAGATCATGGATGCCGCGCACGCCGGCGGCCTGGGCGGCACCTACGGCGGGAACCCGGTCGCCTGCGCCGCCGCGCTCGCCGCCATCGACGCATTCGAGAACGACGGCCTCGTCGAACGCGCCCAGCAGATCGGTGCGATCCTGCGCAGCCGCCTCGACGCGCTGCGCGACGCCGACCCGCGCATCGGCGAGGTGCGCGGTCACGGCGCGATGATGGCCGCCGAGTTCGTCGATCCCGCCACCGGCGCACCGGATGCCGCACTCACCGCCGCGGTGGCCAGGGCGTGCATCGCCGAGGGCGTGATCGTGCTCACCTGCGGCACCTTCGGCAACGTCATCCGCTTCCTCCCCCGCTCTCCATCGGCGACGACCTGCTGAACGAGGGTCTCGACGTCGTCGCCGCGGCTCTGGCCGCTTCCTGACCACCGGCCGCCACTCGGATCGGGGGATGCGAGCGGCGGCCGGAACATCCCCGACACCTCCCAGTAAGCAGAAGGACTTCATGAGCACCGCACTCGCACCCAACGAGCAGGATCTTCTCAGCCGCGTCCCCGCCGGGCTGTTCATCGCCGGCGAATGGTCCGACGCCTCGGACGGGGCGAGCTTCGATGTGCGCGACCCCGCCACCGGAGAGGTGATCGCCTCGATCGCCGATGCGACGCCTGCCGACGGCATCCGTGCTCTCGACGCCGCCGTGGCGGCGCAGGACGAATGGGCGGCCACCGCGCCCCGCACCCGCAGCGACATCCTGCGCCGCGCCTTCGATCTCGTGCAGGCGCACAAGGAGGACCTCGCGCTGCTGATGACGCTGGAGATGGGCAAGCCGCTGGCGGAGTCCCGCGGCGAGGTCGCCTACGGCGGCGAGTTCCTGCGCTGGTTCAGCGAGGAGGCCGTGCGCATCCAGGGCCGCTACGGCAGCAACCCCGAGGGCACCGGCCACATGATCGTGTCGCAGCGACCGGTGGGACCGTCGTTCTTCATCACCCCGTGGAACTTCCCGTTCGCGATGGCCACCCGCAAGATCGCTCCGGCGCTGGCGGCCGGCTGCACCGTCGTGGTCAAGCCCGCCGCCCTGACGCCGCTGACGACGATCTTCTTCGCGAAGCTGCTGGAAGAGGCGGGGCTGCCCGCCGGCGTCGTCAACGTCGTACAGACCTCGTCGTCGTCGAAGCTGTCTGGCCCGGTCATCGCCGACCCGCGACTGCGCAAGCTGTCGTTCACCGGATCGACCGAGGTGGGCCGCAAGCTCATCGCGCAGGCCGCCGACGGCATCCTGCGGGTGTCGATGGAGCTGGGCGGCAACGCCCCATTCGTCGTCTTCGAGGACGCCGATCTCGACAAGGCCGTGGACGGCGCGATGGCGGCGAAGTTCCGCAACATCGGGCAGGCGTGCACGGCTGCGAACCGCTTCATCGTGCACGAGGACGTCGCCGACGAGTTCGCCCGCCGGGTGGCCGAGCGGGTGCAGAAGATGAAGATCGGTCGCGGCACCGAGGAGGGCGTGGTAATCGGTCCGCTCATCGATGCGGATGCCGTGGCGAAGGCGCAGGAGCTGGTGGGGGATGCCGTGCAGCGCGGTGCCCGGGTGCTGGCCGGCGGCAATGCGCTGGACGGCGCGGGGACGTTCTACGAGCCGACCGTGCTCACCGATGTCGTCGCCGGCAGCGAGATCCTGCGCGAGGAGATCTTCGGGCCGGTGCTCGCCATCGCGCGCTTCTCGGACGAGGCCGAGGCTGTACGCCTAGCCAACGACACCGAGTACGGACTGGTGGGCTACGTGTTCACCGAGAACCTCGCCCGCGGGCACCGCATGATCGATGCGCTGGAGACGGGCATGATGGGACTGAACGTGGGCGTGGTCTCCAACGCGGCGGCGCCGTTCGGCGGGGTGAAGCAGTCCGGCATCGGCCGCGAGGGCGGCGCCGAGGGCATCCACGAGTACCTGTCCACCAAGTACACCCTGCTCCCCAACTCCTGACCCGAAAGCCCGTCTATATGGCGCGTGTGCACGCGAATCGCCGCCGAAAGCGGGCCTAGGCGCCATATAGACGGGCGTGAGAGAGGAACCGACATGACCGATTACGCCGTCGTCAACCCGGCCACGGGCGAGACCGTCGCCAGGTACGACACCTTCACCGACACCCAGATCGAAGACGCCATCGCCCGCGCGGCATCCGCGGCCGGCACCTGGGCGGCGACCGCGCCGGCCGATCGTGCTGCGGTGATCCGGCGCATCGCCCGACTGCACCGCGAGCGCACCGACGAGCTCGCCGCGATCATCGTGCGCGAGATGGGCAAGCCCATCGCCGCCGCCGTCGGCGAGGTCGAGTTCGCCGCTGACATCATCGAGTTCTACGCCACCAACATCGAGCAGATCACCGCCGATCAGCAGCTCGCGATCCTCGCGGCGGGCAGCGCCGTCGTGCGACGCGCTCCGCTGGGCGCACTGCTCGGGATCATGCCGTGGAACTTCCCGGCCTATCAGGTCGCACGATTCGCCGCCCCGAACCTGGCGATCGGCAACACCATCATCCTCAAGCACGCACCGCAGTGCCCCGAGTCGGCCGCCGCCATCGAGGCGATCTACCGCGACGCCGGGCTGCCCGACGGCGCCTACGTCAACGTCTACGCCACGAACGAGCAGGCGGCCACGATCATCGCCGACCCGCGCGTGCACGGGGTGTCCGTGACCGGATCCGAGCGCGCCGGCGCCGCGGTCGCCGAAGTCGCCGGGCGCAATCTGAAGAAGGTGGCGCTGGAGCTGGGCGGCTCGGACCCGTTCATCCTGCTCTCCACCGACGATCTGGATGCCGTGGTGCAGAACGCCGTCGACGCGCGGCTGGACAACAACGGCCAGTCCTGCAACGGGGCGAAGCGCTTCATCATCGTCGATGACCTGTACGAGGAGTTCACCGAGCGGTTCGTCGCCGCGCTCGGCGCGGTCTCGGCGCAGGATCCGACCAGCGAGGACACGGTGCTCGGCCCGCTCTCGTCGCTGGCCGCGGCCGAGCGCCTGCAGCAGCAGATCGACACCGCCGTGGCACAGGGTGCGACGCTGCTGACCGGCGGCACCCGCGAGGGCACGTTCTTCGCCCCGACCGTTCTCGCCGACGTCACTGCCGAGATGGACGTGTACCGCGAGGAGCTGTTCGGCCCCGCAGCCGTCGTCTACCGGGTCGCTGACGAGGATGCCGCCGTCGCCCTCGCCAACGACACCCCCTTCGGCCTGGGGTCGTACGTCTTCACGACGGATGCCGAGCAGGCCGAGCGCGTGGCGGACCGGATCGAGGCGGGCATGGTCTACGTGAATCTGGTCGGCGCCGACAGCCCGGAGCTGCCCTTCGGCGGCGTGAAGCGCAGCGGCACCTCCCGCGAGCTCGGACTGCTGGCAGCCGAGGAGTTCGTCAACAAGAAGCTCATCCGCATCGGCTGAGGCGCCTTCAGGCACCTGCCGAGCAGTCACACCACCCTCGAGCCACCATGCAGATCACCGCGATCTGGATGGTGGCTCGTCGTCTGGATCATGGCTCGCGGGAGAACCATCGAGGAGCGCAACGAATCGTGCTCATCCGGGAATGAACATGTGAGGACCTGGAAAGGAGAGCCACATGGACACTCTGGATGAGCGGCTCGCGTCGATGGCGCAGGCGCTGCCGGCGGAGGCGGAGAACGAAGCGCACCGGATGGCGCGAGCGACCGCCCCCACGCGACGGAAGAGGGCGCGATGGATGTTGCCGGCACTCGTTGGCGGTGCGGTGGTGCTGACTGCGGGCACCAGCATCGGAGTGGCGACGATGTCGCATTGGGCGGGCGTCGAGATGCCGCTCGAGAATGTGCGCAACGAACAGCCGATCCCTTTGAACTGGGTCACGGAGTCCGGCCACTCGGAGCAGTGCCGCGCGTGGATCGAGATCCGCAATCCCCAGGACGGTGATCGGGCTTCACTGGACGCAGCGATCCTCGCGCACAATTGGACCGGGTTGGGGCAGCGGATGTACGACGACGGCACGCCGGAACCCGACGATGCGGATGGCGAGGGGCGGGTCGGTGCGGGGCTGGAGCCCGTGCTGCGGGCGTTCGCGGAGGACACCTTCCCCGGCATCGCGTGGCTCAACGCCAATGCGGGGACGACGACCCGCGCCGTAGCCGCGACAGGATTCACCTGCGTGCCGGATGTCGAATGACCGCTGAGGACCGAAGACAGCGGGTGGAACGGGCGGTGCAGGAGCATGCGCCGGCGCTGCTGGGCTACTTCGCTCGACGCGCGGT
Above is a window of Microbacterium suwonense DNA encoding:
- a CDS encoding aldehyde dehydrogenase family protein, producing the protein MTDYAVVNPATGETVARYDTFTDTQIEDAIARAASAAGTWAATAPADRAAVIRRIARLHRERTDELAAIIVREMGKPIAAAVGEVEFAADIIEFYATNIEQITADQQLAILAAGSAVVRRAPLGALLGIMPWNFPAYQVARFAAPNLAIGNTIILKHAPQCPESAAAIEAIYRDAGLPDGAYVNVYATNEQAATIIADPRVHGVSVTGSERAGAAVAEVAGRNLKKVALELGGSDPFILLSTDDLDAVVQNAVDARLDNNGQSCNGAKRFIIVDDLYEEFTERFVAALGAVSAQDPTSEDTVLGPLSSLAAAERLQQQIDTAVAQGATLLTGGTREGTFFAPTVLADVTAEMDVYREELFGPAAVVYRVADEDAAVALANDTPFGLGSYVFTTDAEQAERVADRIEAGMVYVNLVGADSPELPFGGVKRSGTSRELGLLAAEEFVNKKLIRIG
- a CDS encoding PucR family transcriptional regulator, whose protein sequence is MEEPTLRTLLGQRDLRLRLISDQRMLPAGALEHPLRWVHSSDLADPTPFLADDLVLLTTGSQFADDDATGAAAYVSRLHDRGVRGLGFGTDVHRAGVPAELVEACAEAALPLFEVPYLTPFIAIARAHAEAIAARTYARRTWALEAQRALAIAALRPRPLESTLTELARRLGHWVGMFDAAGALAHEHPAGRVPADRIGELSVRTIELAARGDQAGDSLTAGPDSFALFTLGPTGNLRGTIAVATATLDAEARAVVTSAIAMTGLTLQQNEQLARDRRRLRSELLVTLRRDDPALARTVLGSLPQAPVLVAVAEHGAPADAITQFGDRLRSLSGSRVFDAEAPEGLTICVSNADAGMLDAIAERFGIRLGVSEPAGYDAFSHAHRQAVVALRHGRAGAAHYAATADSSILSALSGDEARLIAEARLAPLRAQEGLIQTLRVWLEHDARFESAARDLGIHRHTLRARVAQASRLLGTDLGTFPARAELWAALLAAG
- a CDS encoding NAD-dependent succinate-semialdehyde dehydrogenase; the protein is MSTALAPNEQDLLSRVPAGLFIAGEWSDASDGASFDVRDPATGEVIASIADATPADGIRALDAAVAAQDEWAATAPRTRSDILRRAFDLVQAHKEDLALLMTLEMGKPLAESRGEVAYGGEFLRWFSEEAVRIQGRYGSNPEGTGHMIVSQRPVGPSFFITPWNFPFAMATRKIAPALAAGCTVVVKPAALTPLTTIFFAKLLEEAGLPAGVVNVVQTSSSSKLSGPVIADPRLRKLSFTGSTEVGRKLIAQAADGILRVSMELGGNAPFVVFEDADLDKAVDGAMAAKFRNIGQACTAANRFIVHEDVADEFARRVAERVQKMKIGRGTEEGVVIGPLIDADAVAKAQELVGDAVQRGARVLAGGNALDGAGTFYEPTVLTDVVAGSEILREEIFGPVLAIARFSDEAEAVRLANDTEYGLVGYVFTENLARGHRMIDALETGMMGLNVGVVSNAAAPFGGVKQSGIGREGGAEGIHEYLSTKYTLLPNS
- the aceB gene encoding malate synthase A; this encodes MGPAIRVTGSMRDRFEEILTPEAIAFLTELHHRFGGRRHDRLADRMRRRFEIGNGHDPRFREDTAHIREDADWRVAGAGPGLEDRRVEITGPTDPKMTINALNSGARVWLADQEDATSPTWDNVIGGQLSLHDAIRGELTHTGPDGREYRVTAERTPTIVMRPRGWHLSERHIDFTDRTGRTISASGSLIDFGLYFFHNAQSLIDAGRGPYFYLAKLESSEEARLWNDVFSFSEEYLRLPHGTIRATVLIETLPAAFEMDEILYELRDHCAGLNAGRWDYIFSIIKNYRGRGARFVLPDRSEVTMTVPFMRAYTELLVKTCHKRGAYAIGGMSAFIPNRRDPEVTERALEKVAADKRREAADGFDGTWVAHPDLIPAAQAEFDAVLGDRPHQLDRQRDDVEVTAAQLLDLRIGRPITEKGVRENVSVAIRYIEAWLRGQGAVAIDGLMEDAATAEISRSQVWQWINQDRRTAEGDLITVEYIERRIGEMLAQTPRTPSDRFDDAADVFREVALQPEFPAFLTLPAYSRFLVETA